One genomic window of Ficedula albicollis isolate OC2 unplaced genomic scaffold, FicAlb1.5 N00263, whole genome shotgun sequence includes the following:
- the STK32A gene encoding serine/threonine-protein kinase 32A, which produces MGANTSSKSPPSDGNGDVTFDHFEILRAIGKGSFGKVCVVQKTDTKKMYAMKYMNKQKCVERNEVRNVFKELQIMQGLEHPFLVNLWYSFQDEEDMFMVVDLLLGGDLRYHLQRDVRFPEGAVKLFICELVLALDYLQSRHIIHRDIKPDNILLDEHGHVHITDFNIATTLTRDSPVTTIAGTKPYMAPEMFSSTKPTSYSFAVDWWSLGVTAYELLRARRPFPIGSQSSAEEIARMLRTAAVRYPAAWSPGLVALLRKLLELDPEKRFSQLKDIQSFPYLSDVNWDAVLQKRIMPEFIPMKGRLNCDPAFELEEMILESKPLHKKKKRLAKKEKDTSKSNSSQASHLQKHLEMLQRDFIVFNRER; this is translated from the exons ATGGGGGCAAACACCTCCAGCAAGTCACCACCCTCtgatgggaacggggatg TTACCTTCGACCATTTTGAGATTTTGCGTGCTATTGGGAAGGGCAGCTTTGGAAAA GTCTGCGTGGTGCAGAAGACTGACACCAAGAAGATGTACGCCATGAAATACATGAACAAACAGAAGTGTGTGGAGCGAAATGAAGTGAGAAATGTTTTCAAGGAGCTACAGATTAtgcagggtctggagcacccCTTTTTGGTTAATTTATG GTACTCATTCCAGGATGAAGAGGACATGTTCATGGTGGtggacctgctgctgggaggggaccTGCGCTACCACCTGCAGCGGGACGTGCGCTTCCCAGAGGGAGCTGTGAAACTCTTCATCTGTGAGCTGGTGCTGGCCCTTGACTacctgcagagcaggcacaTCATCCACAG agatatCAAGCCTGACAACATCTTACTGGATGAGCACG GACACGTGCACATCACCGATTTTAATATTGCCACCACGCTGACGAGGGACAGCCCTGTCACCACCATTGCTGGCACCAAGCCCTACATGG CACCTGAAATGTTTAGCTCCACAAAACCCACGAGCTACTCCTTTGCTGTGGACTGGTGGTCGCTGGGGGTCACTGCCTACGAGCTGCTCAGAGCTCGG AGGCCATTCCCCATCGGCTCCCAGAGCAGCGCGGAGGAAATCGCCCGCATGCTCCGCACGGCCGCCGTCAGGTACCCGGCAGCCTGGTCCCcggggctggtggcactgctcaGGAAG TTGCTCGAGCTGGACCCCGAGAAACGTTTTTCTCAGCTGAAGGACATTCAGTCCTTCCCATATCTGTCTGATGTCAACTGGGATGCTGTTCTCCAGAAAAGAATAATGCCAGAATTCATTCCCATG AAAGGCAGACTGAACTGTGACCCAGCCTTTGAACTGGAAGAAATGATCCTGGAATCCAAAcctcttcacaaaaaaaaaaagcgcttGGCTAAGAAGGAGAAAGATACAAGTAAAAGCAATTCATCCCAG GCCAGCCACCTCCAGAAGCACCTGGAAATGCTCCAGAGGGACTTCATTGTTTTCAACAGAGAAAGGTAA